A stretch of Triticum aestivum cultivar Chinese Spring chromosome 1D, IWGSC CS RefSeq v2.1, whole genome shotgun sequence DNA encodes these proteins:
- the LOC123182461 gene encoding transcription elongation factor SPT6 homolog isoform X2: MGRTVVSDDEEDDFIEAEEEDEPRPSRRARDDVDEQDDDEDEEEDDEDEGQNEYEKDGFIVDDADEDEEEEEEEARASDDERRKKKKKRKKKRETEDFELDEDDYMLLQDNNITGITRPKPPENKFKRLKKAGRESEMDGRSGFSDHDGAGKSRTAEETVRSSLFGNEEPFEEDFVEEDQQVDEDEVGEDDMDDEMGDFIVDEEEIDVNGQVVKRKKVKRKPLRQAAGVSSSALQEAHDIFGDVDELLALRKQELERDAINSGELRGNRLEDEFEPFILAEKYMTPKDEQIKETDIPERIQLSEELTGHPIDGDANSEEESVWIHNQLTGDGFLSLFGKEQVNREIHQSDIVNVLNMLHTHKFEVPFIAMYRKESCLSLVKDNDANEQANEEETRKMKWHKLLWAVQTLDRKWLLLQKRKVALQIYYERRYDDEKRRIDDVTRQALNRQLYHSIIDALKEAKSEKEVEDVDAKFNLHFPPGEVEEVGQFKRPKRKSLYSICHKAGLWEVANQFGRSAEQLGQHLTLTRIPEAGELDSGKDSPEDVAANFTCAMFETSQDVLRGARHMAAVEIGCEPIVKKHIRGIFMDKAVVSTKPTPEGSSVIDTYHQLSGVEWLQEKPLSKFGDAQWLLIQKAEEEKLLKVTITLPEDAKKALMSEARENYLSDCVSKSAQLWDEQRKMILDDAFLNFLFPAMEKEARSLLTAKAKCFLSMEYGKQFWDKVSVAPWKKKDADKKDADIDLDDESELRVMACCWGPGKPATTFVMLDSSGELVDVLYAGSISLRSQGVAEQQRKRNDQQRVLKFMTDHSPHVVCVGASNLNCRQLKDDIYEVIFKMVEDHPRDVNPQMENFSIVYGDESVPRLYENSRISSDQLPAQSAIVKRAVALGRYLQNPLAMVATLCGPGKEILSWKLHPLEQFLTPDEKYEVVEQVMVDATNQIGFDVNLAASHEWHFSTLQFVAGLGPRKASALQKELVREGSIFSRKELVKPLGRKVFMNASGFLRVRRSGAAAASAQIIDLLEDTRIHPESYALAKNLAKDVCAADGLEANEMDDDEQEMAIEHVREKQDQLDRLDIDEYSRSIGDDKRETLLDIKLELKCGFKDRRTPYAEPSPDEEFWLLSGETEDNISDGRIVQVTVRHIQDNRIICTFDSGLKAIVMGDNYSDDGFDLESLQLHEGDVLTGKIKNVNKNRFIVYLTCKQSEMSRWPFSRSNHDPYYRAQKVVLTQDDKARKQKEAKKHFKPRMIVHPHFQNLTAEEAMQFLGDKEPGEKVIRPSSRGPSFLTLTLKIFDGVFAHKEITESGKDHKDITSLLRLGKTLTIGDETFEDLDEVIDRYVDPLVGHLKSMLSYRKFRKGLKGEVDDMLRAEKSENPMRIVYCFGISHEHPGTFILSYIRSTNPHHEYVGLYPKGFRFRKKDFDSIDRLVSYFQKHIDKPPPDAGPSMRNVAAMVPMKNSAWGSGGANDGRRGDGDNDRDRHFSGRSGGRFDSRNSSGGRGRGRGRGRGNFGSDGDGGGGGGWTDNIGSGGGAWGTGGGSGGGDAGWGGGGDSNRGGGGDNGWGAPASAAATDGGAGGWGTPAAAAATDGGAGGWGAATTPGAAGDDSGWGSAKKAVPAQDSGGGWGSGGGGW, from the exons ATGGGACGCACGGTGGTTTCCGACGACGAAG AGGACGACTTCATCGAGGCCGAGGAAGAGGACGAGCCGCGGCCGTCGCGGAGGGCCAGGGATGATGTCGACGAGCAGGACgacgatgaggacgaggaggaggacgatgaag ATGAGGGACAGAATGAGTACGAGAAGGATGGCTTCATAGTGGATGATGCGgatgaagacgaggaagaggaggaggaggaggcgagagCTAGTGATGATGAAAGAcgcaagaagaaaaagaaaagaaagaagaagag AGAGACGGAGGATTTCGAGCTTGATGAGGATGACTACATGTTGCTCCAGGATAATAACATTACTGGCATCACTCGTCCGAAGCCTCCT GAAAATAAGTTTAAGCGGTTGAAGAAGGCAGGACGGGAATCTGAAATGGATGGGCGCTCTGGCTTCTCCGATCATGACGGAGCAGGAAAAAGCCGGACTGCTGAGGAGACAGTTCGTAGCTCCTTGTTTGGTAATGAAG AACCGTTTGAGGAGGATTTTGTCGAGGAGGATCAGCAGGTAGATGAAGATGAGGTTGGTGAAGATGATATGGATGATGAAATGGGCGATTTCATTGTGGACGAAGAGGAAATCGATGTGAATGGCCAAGTTGTGAA AAGGAAGAAGGTTAAAAGAAAGCCTCTGCGACAAGCTGCAGGTGTATCATCATCTGcgctacaagaggcccatgatatATTTGGGGATGTTGATGAGCTATTAGCACTAAGAAAACAAGAGCTTGAGAGGGATGCTATTAATTCCGGCGAGTTGAGAGGAAACAGGCTTGAAGATGAGTTTGAACCATTTATTCTCGCAGAAAAGTATATGACACCAAAGGATGAGCAGATAAAAGAAACTGATATACCTGAGAGGATCCAG CTGTCTGAAGAGTTAACTGGCCATCCTATAGATGGTGATGCAAATAGTGAGGAGGAAAGTGTATGGATACACAACCAACTAACCGGGGATGGATTTCTGTCCCTTTTTGGCAAAGAGCAAGTGAACAGGGAGATTCATCAGAGCGACATCGTGAATGTCTTGAACATGCTACATACCCACAAATTTGAA GTTCCATTCATTGCAATGTATAGGAAGGAAAGTTGCCTGAGTCTGGTAAAAGATAACGATGCCAATGAACAAGCAAATGAAGAAGAGACGCGTAAAATGAAGTGGCATAAG CTGCTTTGGGCTGTTCAGACCTTAGACAGAAAGTGGCTTCTTCTTCAGAAGCGCAAGGTTGCTTTGCAGATTTATTATGAGAGAAGATATGATGACGAGAAACGAAGAATAGACGATGTTACAAGGCAGGCACTTAATCGACAACTCTACCACTCTATCATTGATGCACTGAAGGAAGCAAAATCAGAGAAAGAAGTGGAGGATGTTGACGCGAAATTCAATTTACATTTCCCTCCTGGTGAAGTTGAAGAAGTAGGTCAATTTAAGCGACCAAAAAGGAAATCCTTGTACAGTATTTGTCACAAGGCAGGATTGTGGGAGGTTGCTAACCAATTTGGTCGGAGTGCTGAGCAATTAGGCCAACATCTAACTTTAACGAGGATACCT GAAGCGGGTGAGCTTGACAGTGGGAAAGATTCTCCTGAAGATGTTGCTGCAAATTTCACATGCGCAATGTTTGAAACGTCACAAGATGTCCTTCGGGGTGCCAGACACATG GCAGCAGTTGAGATCGGTTGTGAGCCTATTGTAAAAAAGCATATCAGGGGTATCTTCATGGATAAAGCAGTTGTATCAACAAAGCCCACACCTGAGGGCAGTTCGGTCATAGATACTTACCACCAATTATCAGGTGTGGAGTGGCTGCAAGAGAAACCACTAAGCAAGTTTGGAGATGCACAGTGGCTTCTTATTCAGAAAGCAGAGGAAGAAAAGCTTCTCAAGGTTACCATAACATTGCCAGAGGATGCAAAGAAAGCGCTCATGTCTGAGGCTCGTGAGAATTACTTAAGTGACTGTGTCAGCAAGTCTGCACAACTGTGGGATGAGCAACGGAAGATGATACTGGATGATGCCTTCTTGAATTTTCTATTTCCAGCAATGGAAAAGGAAGCTCGATCACTGTTGACAGCAAAAGCCAAATGTTTTCTGTCTATGGAATATGGGAAACAGTTCTGGGACAAGGTTTCTGTTGCTCCTTGGAAGAAGAAGGATGCGGACAAGAAGGATGCGGACATTGATCTGGATGATGAGTCAGAGTTAAGAGTAATGGCCTGCTGCTGGGGTCCTGGGAAGCCAGCAACCACATTTGTAATGCTAGACTCATCAGGAGAATTGGTTGATGTTCTGTATGCTGGTTCTATTAGTCTTAGATCTCAAGGTGTTGCTGAGCAGCAGCGTAAGAGAAATGACCAGCAGAGGGTTCTGAAGTTCATGACTGACCATTCGCCACATGTTGTGTGTGTAGGAGCTTCGAATTTGAACTGCAGACAACTCAAGGATGATATTTATGAG GTTATTTTCAAAATGGTGGAAGATCACCCAAGAGATGTGAACCCACaaatggaaaatttcagcattgtCTATGGTGATGAATCTGTGCCTCGCTTGTACGAGAACTCTCGAATATCTTCAGATCAGCTGCCTGCCCAGTCAG CTATCGTGAAGCGTGCTGTGGCCCTTGGTCGGTACTTGCAAAATCCTTTGGCGATGGTTGCAACACTTTGTGGACCCGGGAAAGAGATACTGTCATGGAAACTACACCCCCTTGAACAGTTCCTTACTCCCGATGAGAAGTATGAAGTTGTTGAGCAAGTAATGGTCGATGCGACAAATCAGATCGGTTTTGATGTTAATCTTGCTGCTAGCCATGAGTGGCATTTTTCCACTTTGCAGTTTGTTGCTGGTCTGGGACCGCGCAAAGCTTCAGCTTTGCAGAAGGAGTTGGTAAGAGAGGGATCCATTTTTAGCCGCAAGGAGCTGGTGAAACCCTTAGGCAGGAAAGTATTCATGAATGCGTCTGGGTTTTTACGCGTCCGACGAAGTGGTGCTGCTGCAGCTAGTGCCCAGATCATTGATCTTCTTGAGGATACAAGGATCCATCCTGAATCATATGCGTTGGCGAAGAATTTGGCCAAGGATGTCTGTGCCGCGGATGGACTTGAAGCGAATGAGATGGATGATGATGAGCAAGAGATGGCAATTGAGCATGTGAGAGAGAAGCAGGATCAACTTGACCGTCTTGACATAGATGAATACAGCAGAAGCATCGGAGATGATAAGAGAGAAACGTTGTTAGACATAAAGTTGGAGCTAAAGTGTGGTTTCAAAGATCGGAGGACCCCTTATGCCGAGCCAAGTCCAGATGAGGAGTTCTGGTTGCTTTCTGGTGAAACTGAGGACAACATATCAGATGGAAGGATTGTTCAAGTAACTGTTCGGCATATACAAGATAACCGAATAATTTGCACCTTTGATTCTGGGTTGAAAGCCATAGTTATGGGAGACAACTattctgatgatggctttgatCTAGAATCACTGCAGTTACATGAAGGCGATGTATTAACTGGCAAAATTAAGAATGTGAATAAAAATAGGTTCATAGTTTACCTAACATGCAAGCAGAGTGAAATGAGTAGATGGCCATTCTCGAGAAGTAACCATGATCCATACTATCGTGCACAAAAGGTGGTTCTGACCCAGGATGACAAGGCTCGGAAACAAAAGGAAGCGAAGAAACATTTCAAGCCCAGGATGATTGTTCATCCTCACTTTCAGAATTTGACGGCGGAAGAGGCAATGCAG TTCCTGGGGGACAAAGAGCCTGGCGAGAAAGTCATTCGGCCTAGCTCTAGGGGCCCATCATTTCTAACACTGACCCTGAAGATCTTTGATGGTGTCTTTGCACACAAGGAGATAACCGAAAGTGGAAAAGATCATAAAGATATTACAAGTTTGCTTCGCCTCGGAAAAACACTGACCATTGGTGATGAAACTTTTGAAGATCTTGATGAG GTAATAGACAGATATGTGGATCCATTGGTAGGCCACCTGAAAAGCATGCTCTCTTATCGCAAATTCAGGAAAGGGTTAAAAGGCGAAGTTGATGATATGTTGAGGGCCGAGAAATCAGAGAATCCTATGAGAATAGTCTATTGTTTTGGCATATCTCATGAACATCCAGGCACCTTCATATTATCTTACATCAGGAGTACAAACCCACATCATGAGTATGTTGGGTTATACCCAAAGGGCTTCAGATTCCGGAAGAAAGATTTTGACAGCATTGATCGTCTTGTGTCATATTTTCAAAAACATATTGACAAACCACCACCTGATGCTGGCCCATCAATGCGAAATGTTGCGGCAATGGTACCTATGAAAAATTCAGCTTGGGGTTCTGGTGGCGCGAATGACGGAAGGAGGGGAGATGGTGATAATGATAGGGACAGACACTTTTCTGGAAGATCAG GAGGCAGGTTTGATTCAAGGAACAGTTCTGGCGGCCGTGGACGTggacggggtcggggtcgaggtaaCTTTGGCAGTGATGGtgatggtggcggtggtggaggatGGACTGATAACATAGGCAGTGGGGGAGGTGCGTGGGGCACTGGTGGAGGATCTGGAGGCGGGGATGCTGGATGGGGTGGTGGGGGCGACAGCAACCGTGGTGGCGGTGGGGATAATGGCTGGGGCGCACCTGCTTCTGCCGCTGCCACTGACGGTGGCGCAGGAGGCTGGGGTACACCTGCTGCCGCTGCTGCCACTGACGGTGGCGCCGGAGGCTGGGGAGCAGCTACTACTCCTGGTGCTGCTGGTGACGACTCAGGATGGGGCAGCGCCAAGAAGGCCGTCCCAGCACAGGATTCTGGAGGTGGGTGGGGGTCTGGCGGTGGGGGCTGGTGA
- the LOC123182461 gene encoding transcription elongation factor SPT6 homolog isoform X1, which produces MGRTVVSDDEEDDFIEAEEEDEPRPSRRARDDVDEQDDDEDEEEDDEDEGQNEYEKDGFIVDDADEDEEEEEEEARASDDERRKKKKKRKKKRETEDFELDEDDYMLLQDNNITGITRPKPPENKFKRLKKAGRESEMDGRSGFSDHDGAGKSRTAEETVRSSLFGNEEPFEEDFVEEDQQVDEDEVGEDDMDDEMGDFIVDEEEIDVNGQVVKRKKVKRKPLRQAAGVSSSALQEAHDIFGDVDELLALRKQELERDAINSGELRGNRLEDEFEPFILAEKYMTPKDEQIKETDIPERIQLSEELTGHPIDGDANSEEESVWIHNQLTGDGFLSLFGKEQVNREIHQSDIVNVLNMLHTHKFEVPFIAMYRKESCLSLVKDNDANEQANEEETRKMKWHKLLWAVQTLDRKWLLLQKRKVALQIYYERRYDDEKRRIDDVTRQALNRQLYHSIIDALKEAKSEKEVEDVDAKFNLHFPPGEVEEVGQFKRPKRKSLYSICHKAGLWEVANQFGRSAEQLGQHLTLTRIPEAGELDSGKDSPEDVAANFTCAMFETSQDVLRGARHMAAVEIGCEPIVKKHIRGIFMDKAVVSTKPTPEGSSVIDTYHQLSGVEWLQEKPLSKFGDAQWLLIQKAEEEKLLKVTITLPEDAKKALMSEARENYLSDCVSKSAQLWDEQRKMILDDAFLNFLFPAMEKEARSLLTAKAKCFLSMEYGKQFWDKVSVAPWKKKDADKKDADIDLDDESELRVMACCWGPGKPATTFVMLDSSGELVDVLYAGSISLRSQGVAEQQRKRNDQQRVLKFMTDHSPHVVCVGASNLNCRQLKDDIYEVIFKMVEDHPRDVNPQMENFSIVYGDESVPRLYENSRISSDQLPAQSAIVKRAVALGRYLQNPLAMVATLCGPGKEILSWKLHPLEQFLTPDEKYEVVEQVMVDATNQIGFDVNLAASHEWHFSTLQFVAGLGPRKASALQKELVREGSIFSRKELVKPLGRKVFMNASGFLRVRRSGAAAASAQIIDLLEDTRIHPESYALAKNLAKDVCAADGLEANEMDDDEQEMAIEHVREKQDQLDRLDIDEYSRSIGDDKRETLLDIKLELKCGFKDRRTPYAEPSPDEEFWLLSGETEDNISDGRIVQVTVRHIQDNRIICTFDSGLKAIVMGDNYSDDGFDLESLQLHEGDVLTGKIKNVNKNRFIVYLTCKQSEMSRWPFSRSNHDPYYRAQKVVLTQDDKARKQKEAKKHFKPRMIVHPHFQNLTAEEAMQFLGDKEPGEKVIRPSSRGPSFLTLTLKIFDGVFAHKEITESGKDHKDITSLLRLGKTLTIGDETFEDLDEVIDRYVDPLVGHLKSMLSYRKFRKGLKGEVDDMLRAEKSENPMRIVYCFGISHEHPGTFILSYIRSTNPHHEYVGLYPKGFRFRKKDFDSIDRLVSYFQKHIDKPPPDAGPSMRNVAAMVPMKNSAWGSGGANDGRRGDGDNDRDRHFSGRSAGGRFDSRNSSGGRGRGRGRGRGNFGSDGDGGGGGGWTDNIGSGGGAWGTGGGSGGGDAGWGGGGDSNRGGGGDNGWGAPASAAATDGGAGGWGTPAAAAATDGGAGGWGAATTPGAAGDDSGWGSAKKAVPAQDSGGGWGSGGGGW; this is translated from the exons ATGGGACGCACGGTGGTTTCCGACGACGAAG AGGACGACTTCATCGAGGCCGAGGAAGAGGACGAGCCGCGGCCGTCGCGGAGGGCCAGGGATGATGTCGACGAGCAGGACgacgatgaggacgaggaggaggacgatgaag ATGAGGGACAGAATGAGTACGAGAAGGATGGCTTCATAGTGGATGATGCGgatgaagacgaggaagaggaggaggaggaggcgagagCTAGTGATGATGAAAGAcgcaagaagaaaaagaaaagaaagaagaagag AGAGACGGAGGATTTCGAGCTTGATGAGGATGACTACATGTTGCTCCAGGATAATAACATTACTGGCATCACTCGTCCGAAGCCTCCT GAAAATAAGTTTAAGCGGTTGAAGAAGGCAGGACGGGAATCTGAAATGGATGGGCGCTCTGGCTTCTCCGATCATGACGGAGCAGGAAAAAGCCGGACTGCTGAGGAGACAGTTCGTAGCTCCTTGTTTGGTAATGAAG AACCGTTTGAGGAGGATTTTGTCGAGGAGGATCAGCAGGTAGATGAAGATGAGGTTGGTGAAGATGATATGGATGATGAAATGGGCGATTTCATTGTGGACGAAGAGGAAATCGATGTGAATGGCCAAGTTGTGAA AAGGAAGAAGGTTAAAAGAAAGCCTCTGCGACAAGCTGCAGGTGTATCATCATCTGcgctacaagaggcccatgatatATTTGGGGATGTTGATGAGCTATTAGCACTAAGAAAACAAGAGCTTGAGAGGGATGCTATTAATTCCGGCGAGTTGAGAGGAAACAGGCTTGAAGATGAGTTTGAACCATTTATTCTCGCAGAAAAGTATATGACACCAAAGGATGAGCAGATAAAAGAAACTGATATACCTGAGAGGATCCAG CTGTCTGAAGAGTTAACTGGCCATCCTATAGATGGTGATGCAAATAGTGAGGAGGAAAGTGTATGGATACACAACCAACTAACCGGGGATGGATTTCTGTCCCTTTTTGGCAAAGAGCAAGTGAACAGGGAGATTCATCAGAGCGACATCGTGAATGTCTTGAACATGCTACATACCCACAAATTTGAA GTTCCATTCATTGCAATGTATAGGAAGGAAAGTTGCCTGAGTCTGGTAAAAGATAACGATGCCAATGAACAAGCAAATGAAGAAGAGACGCGTAAAATGAAGTGGCATAAG CTGCTTTGGGCTGTTCAGACCTTAGACAGAAAGTGGCTTCTTCTTCAGAAGCGCAAGGTTGCTTTGCAGATTTATTATGAGAGAAGATATGATGACGAGAAACGAAGAATAGACGATGTTACAAGGCAGGCACTTAATCGACAACTCTACCACTCTATCATTGATGCACTGAAGGAAGCAAAATCAGAGAAAGAAGTGGAGGATGTTGACGCGAAATTCAATTTACATTTCCCTCCTGGTGAAGTTGAAGAAGTAGGTCAATTTAAGCGACCAAAAAGGAAATCCTTGTACAGTATTTGTCACAAGGCAGGATTGTGGGAGGTTGCTAACCAATTTGGTCGGAGTGCTGAGCAATTAGGCCAACATCTAACTTTAACGAGGATACCT GAAGCGGGTGAGCTTGACAGTGGGAAAGATTCTCCTGAAGATGTTGCTGCAAATTTCACATGCGCAATGTTTGAAACGTCACAAGATGTCCTTCGGGGTGCCAGACACATG GCAGCAGTTGAGATCGGTTGTGAGCCTATTGTAAAAAAGCATATCAGGGGTATCTTCATGGATAAAGCAGTTGTATCAACAAAGCCCACACCTGAGGGCAGTTCGGTCATAGATACTTACCACCAATTATCAGGTGTGGAGTGGCTGCAAGAGAAACCACTAAGCAAGTTTGGAGATGCACAGTGGCTTCTTATTCAGAAAGCAGAGGAAGAAAAGCTTCTCAAGGTTACCATAACATTGCCAGAGGATGCAAAGAAAGCGCTCATGTCTGAGGCTCGTGAGAATTACTTAAGTGACTGTGTCAGCAAGTCTGCACAACTGTGGGATGAGCAACGGAAGATGATACTGGATGATGCCTTCTTGAATTTTCTATTTCCAGCAATGGAAAAGGAAGCTCGATCACTGTTGACAGCAAAAGCCAAATGTTTTCTGTCTATGGAATATGGGAAACAGTTCTGGGACAAGGTTTCTGTTGCTCCTTGGAAGAAGAAGGATGCGGACAAGAAGGATGCGGACATTGATCTGGATGATGAGTCAGAGTTAAGAGTAATGGCCTGCTGCTGGGGTCCTGGGAAGCCAGCAACCACATTTGTAATGCTAGACTCATCAGGAGAATTGGTTGATGTTCTGTATGCTGGTTCTATTAGTCTTAGATCTCAAGGTGTTGCTGAGCAGCAGCGTAAGAGAAATGACCAGCAGAGGGTTCTGAAGTTCATGACTGACCATTCGCCACATGTTGTGTGTGTAGGAGCTTCGAATTTGAACTGCAGACAACTCAAGGATGATATTTATGAG GTTATTTTCAAAATGGTGGAAGATCACCCAAGAGATGTGAACCCACaaatggaaaatttcagcattgtCTATGGTGATGAATCTGTGCCTCGCTTGTACGAGAACTCTCGAATATCTTCAGATCAGCTGCCTGCCCAGTCAG CTATCGTGAAGCGTGCTGTGGCCCTTGGTCGGTACTTGCAAAATCCTTTGGCGATGGTTGCAACACTTTGTGGACCCGGGAAAGAGATACTGTCATGGAAACTACACCCCCTTGAACAGTTCCTTACTCCCGATGAGAAGTATGAAGTTGTTGAGCAAGTAATGGTCGATGCGACAAATCAGATCGGTTTTGATGTTAATCTTGCTGCTAGCCATGAGTGGCATTTTTCCACTTTGCAGTTTGTTGCTGGTCTGGGACCGCGCAAAGCTTCAGCTTTGCAGAAGGAGTTGGTAAGAGAGGGATCCATTTTTAGCCGCAAGGAGCTGGTGAAACCCTTAGGCAGGAAAGTATTCATGAATGCGTCTGGGTTTTTACGCGTCCGACGAAGTGGTGCTGCTGCAGCTAGTGCCCAGATCATTGATCTTCTTGAGGATACAAGGATCCATCCTGAATCATATGCGTTGGCGAAGAATTTGGCCAAGGATGTCTGTGCCGCGGATGGACTTGAAGCGAATGAGATGGATGATGATGAGCAAGAGATGGCAATTGAGCATGTGAGAGAGAAGCAGGATCAACTTGACCGTCTTGACATAGATGAATACAGCAGAAGCATCGGAGATGATAAGAGAGAAACGTTGTTAGACATAAAGTTGGAGCTAAAGTGTGGTTTCAAAGATCGGAGGACCCCTTATGCCGAGCCAAGTCCAGATGAGGAGTTCTGGTTGCTTTCTGGTGAAACTGAGGACAACATATCAGATGGAAGGATTGTTCAAGTAACTGTTCGGCATATACAAGATAACCGAATAATTTGCACCTTTGATTCTGGGTTGAAAGCCATAGTTATGGGAGACAACTattctgatgatggctttgatCTAGAATCACTGCAGTTACATGAAGGCGATGTATTAACTGGCAAAATTAAGAATGTGAATAAAAATAGGTTCATAGTTTACCTAACATGCAAGCAGAGTGAAATGAGTAGATGGCCATTCTCGAGAAGTAACCATGATCCATACTATCGTGCACAAAAGGTGGTTCTGACCCAGGATGACAAGGCTCGGAAACAAAAGGAAGCGAAGAAACATTTCAAGCCCAGGATGATTGTTCATCCTCACTTTCAGAATTTGACGGCGGAAGAGGCAATGCAG TTCCTGGGGGACAAAGAGCCTGGCGAGAAAGTCATTCGGCCTAGCTCTAGGGGCCCATCATTTCTAACACTGACCCTGAAGATCTTTGATGGTGTCTTTGCACACAAGGAGATAACCGAAAGTGGAAAAGATCATAAAGATATTACAAGTTTGCTTCGCCTCGGAAAAACACTGACCATTGGTGATGAAACTTTTGAAGATCTTGATGAG GTAATAGACAGATATGTGGATCCATTGGTAGGCCACCTGAAAAGCATGCTCTCTTATCGCAAATTCAGGAAAGGGTTAAAAGGCGAAGTTGATGATATGTTGAGGGCCGAGAAATCAGAGAATCCTATGAGAATAGTCTATTGTTTTGGCATATCTCATGAACATCCAGGCACCTTCATATTATCTTACATCAGGAGTACAAACCCACATCATGAGTATGTTGGGTTATACCCAAAGGGCTTCAGATTCCGGAAGAAAGATTTTGACAGCATTGATCGTCTTGTGTCATATTTTCAAAAACATATTGACAAACCACCACCTGATGCTGGCCCATCAATGCGAAATGTTGCGGCAATGGTACCTATGAAAAATTCAGCTTGGGGTTCTGGTGGCGCGAATGACGGAAGGAGGGGAGATGGTGATAATGATAGGGACAGACACTTTTCTGGAAGATCAG CAGGAGGCAGGTTTGATTCAAGGAACAGTTCTGGCGGCCGTGGACGTggacggggtcggggtcgaggtaaCTTTGGCAGTGATGGtgatggtggcggtggtggaggatGGACTGATAACATAGGCAGTGGGGGAGGTGCGTGGGGCACTGGTGGAGGATCTGGAGGCGGGGATGCTGGATGGGGTGGTGGGGGCGACAGCAACCGTGGTGGCGGTGGGGATAATGGCTGGGGCGCACCTGCTTCTGCCGCTGCCACTGACGGTGGCGCAGGAGGCTGGGGTACACCTGCTGCCGCTGCTGCCACTGACGGTGGCGCCGGAGGCTGGGGAGCAGCTACTACTCCTGGTGCTGCTGGTGACGACTCAGGATGGGGCAGCGCCAAGAAGGCCGTCCCAGCACAGGATTCTGGAGGTGGGTGGGGGTCTGGCGGTGGGGGCTGGTGA